One Helianthus annuus cultivar XRQ/B chromosome 12, HanXRQr2.0-SUNRISE, whole genome shotgun sequence genomic region harbors:
- the LOC110895026 gene encoding uncharacterized protein LOC110895026 — protein MGNCQAVDAAALVIQHPNGKIERMYWSITASDVMKINPGHYVSLIIPLPSGDDEDGKTVRFTRVKLLRPSDTLVLGRAYRLITTHEVMKVVRAKKHAKMKNKPPEDNESSSGDHEATVDNTNQVEGHERMFRQRSGSSSSILAASRSKSWRPSLQSISEATS, from the exons ATGGGAAACTGTCAAGCAGTAGATGCAGCTGCATTAGTCATACAACATCCAAATGGCAAGATAGAAAGAATGTATTGGTCTATCACTGCAAGTGACGTCATGAAAATAAACCCTGGGCATTATGTTTCCCTCATTATTCCACTTCCTTCCGGTGACGATGAAGATGGTAAAACCGTCCGGTTTACGCGTGTCAAGCTTCTCCGCCCAAGTGACACCCTTGTTCTTGGTCGAGCTTATCGTCTTATTACTACTCATG AGGTTATGAAGGTTGTACGAGCTAAAAAACATGCAAAGATGAAGAACAAACCGCCGGAAGATAATGAAAGTTCAAGTGGTGATCATGAGGCAACGGTAGATAACACTAATCAG GTGGAGGGACATGAAAGAATGTTCAGGCAAAGGTCTGGATCTTCATCATCGATATTGGCTGCTTCAAGATCAAAATCATGGCGACCGTCTTTGCAAAGTATCTCCGAGGCTACAAGTTGA